One genomic region from Diabrotica undecimpunctata isolate CICGRU chromosome 9, icDiaUnde3, whole genome shotgun sequence encodes:
- the Uch-L5 gene encoding ubiquitin carboxyl-terminal hydrolase isozyme L5 codes for MAESAGNWCLIESDPGVFSELIREFGCKGVQVEELWGLDSDLFENLKPIHGLIFLFKWTKDDDPSGSLVQDSRLEKIFFAKQVIENACATQAILSVLLNCRHNDLKLGHTLNELKDFCQGFDANMKGLTISNSPVIRTVHNSFARQQLFEFDPTMANKNDDAFHFVSYVPIDGRLYELDGLKQGPIDLGAIPAEAEWTDIVRPIIEKRIQRYSEGEIHFNLMAIVSDRKMMYEKQIEELQKQSESSGMETDTQQAEITRLRLLIAEEDNKRHHYQIENIRRKHNYLPLIVEILKILAKEGKLMPLYEQAKEKTLKRQKSKASS; via the exons ATGGCCGAAAGTGCTGGAAACTGGTGTCTCATTGAAAGTGATCCTGGTGTTTTTTCAGAACTAATTAGGGAATTTG GATGCAAAGGTGTACAAGTGGAAGAGCTGTGGGGGCTCGATAGCGACCTATTCGAAAATTTAAA GCCAATTCAtggattaatatttttatttaaatggaCAAAAGACGACGATCCATCTGGTTCTCTAGTACAAGATAGCCGattagaaaaaatattctttGCAAAACAAGTAATAGAGAATGCTTGTGCCACTCAAGCTATTCTCAGTGTTCTGTTGAATTGTCGTCACAATGATTTAAAGTTAGGACATACACTTAATGAATTAAAAGACTTTTGTCAGGGTTTTGACGCCAACATGAAag GTTTAACTATTAGTAATTCGCCCGTGATTAGGACCGTTCATAATTCATTTGCGAGACAGCAATTGTTTGAATTTGATCCGACAATGGCAAATAAGAATGATGATGCATTTCATTTTGTAAGCTATGTACCTATCGACGGTAGATTATATGAACTAGACGGTTTGAAGCAAGGGCCTATAGATTTAGGAGCTATACCGGCAGAAGCTGAATGGACGGATATTGTCAGACCTATTATAGAAAAACGAATACAAAG GTATAGTGAAGGTGAGATCCATTTCAATCTTATGGCTATCGTCTCAGATAGAaaaatgatgtatgaaaaacAAATAGAGGAACTTCAGAAACAAAGCGAATCTTCAGGAATGGAAACGGACACCCAACAGGCGGAAATAACGAGGTTACGTCTTCTTATAGCCGAAGAAGACAACAAGAGGCATCACTATCAAATAGAAAATATCAGACGGAAACACAACTATTTGCCCCTAATTGTAGAGATACTGAAAATTTTGGCGAAAGAAGGCAAACTTATGCCTTTGTATGAACAAGCCAAGGAAAAGACTTTAAAAAGACAGAAGTCAAAAGCCTCCAGTTGA